One Lutra lutra chromosome 7, mLutLut1.2, whole genome shotgun sequence DNA window includes the following coding sequences:
- the CIDEB gene encoding cell death activator CIDE-B: MEYLSALNPSSLLRSVSSMGSEFGRKVWTSASPPQRPFRVCDHKRTTRKGLTAATRQELLDKALEALLLSGMLTLVLEEDGTAVESEDFFQLLEDDTCLMVLECGQNWSPSRSGMLSYGLGREKPKHSKDIARITFDVYKQNPRDLFGSLNIKATFYGLYSMSCDFQGLGPKKVLRELLRWTSALLQGLGHMLLGIASSLRHVVEGAEQWHWQRQGRLHPY; encoded by the exons aTGGAGTACCTCTCAGCCCTCAACCCCAGCAGCCTGCTCAG GTCGGTATCCAGTATGGGCTCTGAGTTTGGCAGGAAAGTCTGGACTTCAGCTTCACCACCGCAGCGACCTTTCCGAGTCTGTGATCACAAGCGGACCACGAGGAAAGGTCTAACAGCTGCCACCCGCCAGGAGCTGCTTGACAAG GCATTGGAGGCCCTGCTCCTGAGCGGGATGCTAACACTGGTGCTGGAGGAGGATGGGACCGCTGTGGAGAGTGAAGACTTCTTCCAGCTTTTGGAGGATGACACATGCCTGATGGTGCTGGAGTGTGGGCAGAACTGGAGCCCCAGCAGG AGTGGGATGCTATCATATGGCCTGGGCCGGGAGAAGCCCAAGCACAGCAAGGACATCGCCCGCATCACCTTCGACGTATACAAGCAAAACCCTCGAGACCTCTTTGGCAGCCTCAATATCAAAGCCACATTCTATGGGCTCTACTCCATGAGCTGTGACTTTCAAGGACTCGGCCCAAAGAAAGTACTCAG GGAGCTCCTCCGTTGGACCTCTGCACTGCTGCAAGGCCTGGGCCATATGCTGCTGGGAATTGCCTCCAGCCTCCGCCATGTA
- the LTB4R2 gene encoding leukotriene B4 receptor 2, producing the protein MLACYRPPGNETLLSWKASRVTGTAFLLLAALLGLPGNCFVVWSLAGWRPARGRPLAATLVLHLALADGAVLLLTPLFVAFLAGQAWPLGQAGCKAVYYACALSMYASVLLTSLLSLQRCLAVTRPFLAPRLRSPALARRLLLAVWLAALLLAAPAAVYRHLWGDRVCQLCHPSPAHAAAHLSLETLTAFVLPFGLVLGCYGLTLARLRGARWGARRHGTRVGRLVGAIVLAFGLLWAPYHAVNLLQVAAALAPPGGALARLGGAGQAARAGTTALAFFSSSINPVLYVFTAGDLLPRAGPRFLTRLFEGSGEARGGGRSREGTMELRATPRLKVVGQGRGDGDPGGGVERDSQGWDP; encoded by the coding sequence ATGCTGGCCTGCTACCGACCCCCAGGGAACGAGACGCTGCTGAGCTGGAAGGCCTCGCGGGTCACGGGCACGGCCTTCCTGCTGCTGGCGGCGCTGCTGGGGCTGCCCGGCAACTGCTTCGTCGTGTGGAGCTTGGCGGGCTGGCGGCCCGCACGGGGGCGACCGTTGGCGGCCACGCTCGTGCTGCACCTGGCGCTGGCCGACGGCGCGGTGCTGCTGCTCACGCCTCTCTTCGTGGCCTTCCTGGCCGGCCAGGCGTGGCCGCTGGGCCAGGCGGGCTGCAAGGCCGTGTACTACGCGTGTGCACTCAGCATGTACGCCAGCGTGCTGCTCACCAGCCTGCTCAGCCTGCAGCGCTGCCTGGCCGTCACCCGGCCGTTCCTGGCGCCCCGGCTGCGCAGCCCGGCCCTGGCCCGCCGCCTGCTCCTGGCCGTCTGGCTGGCCGCGCTGCTGCTCGCCGCGCCGGCCGCCGTATACCGCCACCTGTGGGGAGACCGCGTGTGCCAGCTGTGCCACCCGTCGCCGGCCCATGCCGCCGCCCACCTGAGCCTGGAGACGCTCACAGCCTTCGTGCTCCCCTTCGGGCTGGTGCTCGGTTGCTACGGCCTGACGCTGGCGCGGCTGCGGGGCGCCCGCTGGGGCGCTAGGCGGCATGGGACTCGGGTGGGCCGGCTGGTCGGCGCCATCGTGCTCGCCTTCGGCTTGCTCTGGGCCCCCTACCACGCCGTCAACCTCCTGCAGGTGGCGGCCGCGCTGGCTCCGCCCGGAGGGGCCCTTGCGAGGCTGGGCGGGGCGGGCCAGGCGGCGCGAGCCGGGACTACAGCTCTGGCCTTCTTCAGCTCCAGCATCAACCCTGTGCTCTACGTCTTCACCGCCGGGGATCTGCTGCCCCGGGCTGGCCCCCGCTTCCTCACGCGGCTTTTTGAGGGCTCGGGAGAGGCTCGAGGGGGCGGCCGCTCTAGGGAGGGGACCATGGAGCTCCGAGCTACCCCTCGGCTCAAAGTGGTGGGGCAGGGCCGGGGCGATGGAGACCCCGGGGGTGGAGTGGAGAGGGACAGTCAGGGATGGGATCCTTGA